From Treponema sp. OMZ 787:
CTGACGAGTTAAACAGAACGCCGCCCAAGGTGCAATCCGCCCTTCTTGAAGTTATGGAAGAAAAACAGGTTACTGTAGGAAGACAAACTTACAGGCTGCCCGATATTTTTTTTACGGCTGCCACTCAAAACCCTGTGGAAACGGTGGGAACCTACCCCCTGCCGCCCGCTCAGCTTGACCGCTTTATGCTTTCTGTTTCGATAGGTTATCCTAATGAGGATGCATCTCTTGAAATACTTCGAGGTAATCCGGGGGTAAAGACTCTTTCAAAACTTTATCCTATCATCAGTACAGGCGATATAATGACTTCCCGAGAAGAACAAGAAAGAGTTTATTGTCACACGGCATTGCAAAAAGCTATAATTGATATTTGCAATAGAACACGCGAACATTCCGATATTGAACTAGGAGCTTCTCCAAGAGCTTCCTTGCAATTTTTGCATCTTGCAAAAACTATGGCTTTGGCAAGCGGACGGAATTGGGTTGAAGATAAGGATATTGAAACGATAGCTCCTTATGTTCTTGCTCATAGATGTATTTTTAAAAATAGAAAAGTTAATGCAAAAGAATCTATTGCAGAAATTACAAAATCCGTTTTGATAAAAATGGATAAAGAAACGGACTGGTCTAAAGAATCATAAATAAAACTGATGATATGAAAATTTTATTTAAAAAGGATAGACATATTCTAAGGCCGGCCGCGGAATAATTTCTATATTGTCTACTATGATTAAAGGTTCAAAGCTGCCTTCATATTCTGTTTTAGAAATTGTGCCTGTAACACGGACCCAATCGTCTTCTTGCGGCTCTTCTGTTTTTGTCCATTGAGCTACAAGACCGGCCGGCTGCATATCTGCTGCACAGCAAACCATCAACATTCTTCCTATTGCAAATTCGTTTTCACTTAAAACTTCAGGGTTTTTCCAAACGGCGCCTTCGATTTTTATCTTCTTATCCAGCCATGAATCCAAATTTAAATAAAGCTCAGGCAGCCAGCGTCCGAAAGTTTCATTATCCATAACTACAAAACCGTCTTCCAATTCCAAAAGCCGGCTTGGTCTAAAATTGAAATTAGGGCCGGTTTCTTCTTTTTGCTTTTGAAATGAAAGAATATCTCCGTTAAATGCAAGAGAGTCCGCAGTTAATGTTTTGTAAGGAATAAAAATTGCAAATAGAATCGGCATTAAAAAAATTATCAGATACAAGGGATTTTTTCTTTTTGCATGAGTGTGATGGGGAACACAAAAAGCATCCCTCATTGTAATAATTGCTATAATAAAAAACACAATAGCCGAAAAAATAATTATACCTGTATGGCGTACATGAACATACAGGAGAGCTTTTTTTGAAGCTACCGCATAAATAAACGCAAGAGAGGTTGCTAACAATAATAGGGAACATATAATTTTTTCGATAAAAATATCTAAAAGTAATTTTTTCATATCCTACCTACTCATTTTTTATAAAAATATAAATCCCATTGCACTTATAAAAATTATATTCATAATAGTTATTATTATAGCCAGCTCTATTACAAATCGTTTTTTAAAAATAGATAAAAGCATGAAGATATTTTTTA
This genomic window contains:
- a CDS encoding MoxR family ATPase — translated: MNTKDIVDELSRNIGLVVKGKDEVIRLFVAAFLTGGHVLIDDVPGVGKTTMVKALAKLIKKDYGNPAEFKRIQCTPDLLPYDITGVDVFNAQTQSFEFIEGPVFCDIFLADELNRTPPKVQSALLEVMEEKQVTVGRQTYRLPDIFFTAATQNPVETVGTYPLPPAQLDRFMLSVSIGYPNEDASLEILRGNPGVKTLSKLYPIISTGDIMTSREEQERVYCHTALQKAIIDICNRTREHSDIELGASPRASLQFLHLAKTMALASGRNWVEDKDIETIAPYVLAHRCIFKNRKVNAKESIAEITKSVLIKMDKETDWSKES
- a CDS encoding TIGR03943 family protein, yielding MKKLLLDIFIEKIICSLLLLATSLAFIYAVASKKALLYVHVRHTGIIIFSAIVFFIIAIITMRDAFCVPHHTHAKRKNPLYLIIFLMPILFAIFIPYKTLTADSLAFNGDILSFQKQKEETGPNFNFRPSRLLELEDGFVVMDNETFGRWLPELYLNLDSWLDKKIKIEGAVWKNPEVLSENEFAIGRMLMVCCAADMQPAGLVAQWTKTEEPQEDDWVRVTGTISKTEYEGSFEPLIIVDNIEIIPRPALEYVYPF